A region of Bacteroidota bacterium DNA encodes the following proteins:
- a CDS encoding peptide chain release factor 1, whose protein sequence is MRTVLSAEQRDVFIQELHERTTSPGFHFLSAEHLQELNGLVSDGAPVLSLYMTLDPEARSGDAWRITFKDLSRQALALADEQDADRAAVQAELNRIEAALEKRLPRTGRGLAFFACEGIGLFRQVGTALDLPTAVHLNNRPYVRPLARLRDEHDRFAIVLVSFAKTRYFFAQIGLVEEVLTLDGKEVETWDHASKDQRQDQREARKRDHAKRSAHALELMVKELGVRHTIYSVPTDMEAPFLDALDQATRQTIAASFACDTNATAVEVAERAAPVQRAVEAEEETATIAHIREQLTNRAVTGLDETLQMLNQQRVMTLVVDDAFRQPGGRGVETGMLTTLTEGDHPMTGEGIEPESDLVEVMLERALEQGASLELVRSDDARTALEPHGPVAALLRF, encoded by the coding sequence ATGAGAACAGTCCTTTCCGCCGAACAGCGCGATGTGTTCATCCAGGAACTCCACGAGCGGACCACGTCGCCCGGCTTCCATTTCCTCTCCGCCGAGCACCTCCAAGAACTCAACGGCCTCGTCTCGGACGGCGCGCCTGTCCTGAGCCTCTACATGACGCTCGACCCGGAGGCCCGCTCCGGCGACGCCTGGCGCATCACGTTCAAGGACCTCAGCCGCCAGGCCCTTGCCCTCGCCGACGAGCAGGACGCAGACCGCGCGGCCGTGCAGGCCGAACTCAACCGCATCGAGGCGGCGCTCGAAAAGAGGCTGCCCCGGACCGGGCGTGGGCTCGCGTTCTTCGCCTGCGAGGGCATTGGCCTCTTCCGCCAGGTTGGCACGGCGCTCGACCTGCCCACGGCCGTGCACCTCAACAACCGGCCCTACGTGCGCCCGCTCGCCCGCCTGCGCGACGAGCACGACCGCTTTGCCATCGTGCTTGTGTCGTTTGCGAAGACGCGGTACTTCTTCGCGCAGATCGGCCTTGTCGAGGAGGTGCTCACGCTCGACGGCAAGGAAGTAGAGACGTGGGACCATGCCTCGAAAGACCAACGCCAGGACCAGCGCGAGGCGCGCAAGCGGGACCACGCCAAGCGCTCGGCGCACGCGCTGGAGCTGATGGTGAAAGAACTAGGCGTCCGGCATACGATCTACAGCGTGCCCACCGACATGGAGGCGCCGTTCCTCGACGCGCTCGACCAGGCCACGCGCCAGACCATCGCAGCGTCGTTCGCGTGCGACACGAACGCTACGGCCGTGGAGGTGGCGGAGCGGGCGGCCCCCGTGCAGCGAGCCGTGGAAGCCGAAGAGGAAACCGCAACCATCGCGCACATTCGTGAGCAGCTCACCAACCGCGCCGTCACGGGCCTCGACGAGACGCTGCAGATGCTCAACCAGCAGCGCGTGATGACGCTCGTCGTGGACGACGCCTTCCGGCAGCCTGGTGGGCGCGGCGTTGAGACGGGTATGCTCACGACGCTCACCGAGGGCGACCATCCGATGACGGGCGAGGGCATCGAGCCGGAGTCGGACCTCGTGGAGGTGATGCTCGAACGCGCTCTCGAACAGGGAGCCTCGCTCGAACTCGTCCGCTCCGACGACGCGCGCACGGCGCTGGAGCCGCACGGCCCCGTCGCGGCGCTGCTACGGTTCTAG